Proteins encoded within one genomic window of Candidatus Hydrogenedentota bacterium:
- a CDS encoding TatD family hydrolase: MRFVDTHCHVDLYPSPETVVHTAAANGVEVIAVTNAPHVFHFTRELARHHPHLYPAVGLHPELVADYGHLLAELLKHLDQARFIGEVGLDYVTTDDRLRQRQRSVFESVIERCARSDSVVSIHSRRAVADVLAIVGDSFPGSCILHWFSGSPSQLRRALDAGFHFSVNPTMVISERGRSLVAQIPRERVLTESDGPFAKFNGRPATPADMLSVVKAIANIWKVPVEQAAGEIYGNFTGLLANR; this comes from the coding sequence ATGCGATTCGTCGATACCCATTGCCACGTTGACCTTTACCCGTCCCCGGAAACGGTTGTCCACACGGCAGCCGCCAATGGGGTTGAAGTCATTGCGGTGACAAACGCCCCGCACGTCTTTCATTTCACCAGGGAACTGGCCCGGCACCATCCGCACCTCTACCCGGCGGTCGGACTCCACCCGGAGCTGGTGGCCGACTACGGCCACCTGCTTGCCGAACTCCTGAAGCACCTCGATCAGGCACGTTTCATCGGTGAGGTCGGTCTTGACTACGTCACCACGGATGACAGGCTCCGGCAGCGACAGCGTTCGGTGTTTGAGAGTGTTATCGAGCGATGCGCCCGGTCCGACTCGGTCGTGAGTATACATTCGCGACGCGCCGTTGCTGATGTCCTGGCCATCGTCGGAGATAGTTTCCCAGGCTCGTGTATCCTTCACTGGTTTTCCGGAAGTCCGTCGCAGCTACGTCGGGCGCTTGATGCCGGCTTCCACTTCTCGGTGAACCCGACCATGGTCATCTCGGAGCGAGGCCGCTCGCTCGTCGCCCAGATCCCGCGCGAGAGGGTGTTGACGGAGAGTGACGGGCCGTTCGCCAAGTTCAACGGAAGACCGGCTACCCCAGCCGATATGCTGTCTGTTGTGAAAGCCATCGCGAACATCTGGAAGGTGCCCGTCGAGCAGGCGGCAGGCGAGATTTACGGCAATTTCACAGGGCTACTGGCCAATCGGTAG
- a CDS encoding helix-turn-helix transcriptional regulator, which produces MTSLNRVIGKVLADRRRASNMSQETLAFECGLHPTYISQVERGLKSPTMRTMFQIASVLETPLSEVIREVEKKISKK; this is translated from the coding sequence GTGACGAGTCTCAACAGAGTGATAGGCAAGGTATTGGCAGACCGTCGGCGGGCGTCCAATATGTCGCAGGAAACGCTCGCCTTTGAATGCGGGTTGCACCCAACGTATATCAGTCAAGTAGAGAGAGGGCTGAAGTCGCCCACAATGCGGACAATGTTTCAGATCGCGAGCGTCCTTGAGACGCCGTTGTCCGAAGTGATTCGCGAAGTCGAGAAGAAGATCTCCAAAAAGTGA
- a CDS encoding carboxypeptidase regulatory-like domain-containing protein yields MFKVYLVACLLFANLSAFAADSTSSVEGRVLDGQGRPMSGVTVVAVQTERIKGYDELRVDTNADGTFRVTGLYPKSPYILGLGHEDQQDKNAEWVYVPKPQPYFTAAPAGETRALGDITARFMSFSNGLVTDTHTGLQWRVGPAQKTTLDQAKDWIASLPADGGPAWQLPTPDQVGTLLYLKDNQRLICEELGDLNGVWSFLTTKNSVTTRASRTHEGAAWMTFMDSRGSRAIAVRNAPAASMASATVPEGQEPIMPSGSDSANTAADRRALIQNELRMTTTPNDFWYDTGDAVVLVMPKQSSGTLTRDQQIQALRDALTEADGR; encoded by the coding sequence ATGTTCAAAGTATATCTTGTGGCATGTCTTCTTTTCGCCAACCTATCGGCGTTCGCCGCCGATTCAACATCGAGCGTCGAAGGCAGGGTCCTTGACGGACAGGGCCGACCCATGTCCGGTGTCACCGTCGTAGCCGTCCAAACCGAACGCATCAAAGGCTACGACGAGTTGCGCGTGGATACCAACGCGGACGGCACATTTCGCGTCACGGGTTTGTACCCCAAGTCGCCATATATTCTCGGGCTGGGCCATGAGGACCAGCAGGACAAGAACGCCGAATGGGTGTATGTCCCCAAGCCGCAGCCGTATTTCACGGCTGCACCCGCAGGCGAGACCAGAGCCCTGGGCGACATCACCGCCCGGTTCATGAGTTTCAGTAATGGCCTGGTTACCGACACGCACACAGGTTTGCAGTGGCGAGTCGGACCCGCCCAAAAAACAACGCTCGATCAGGCGAAGGACTGGATTGCCAGTCTGCCCGCCGATGGCGGCCCGGCTTGGCAGCTGCCGACCCCGGATCAAGTGGGAACACTGCTGTACCTCAAGGACAATCAGCGGCTGATCTGCGAGGAACTTGGCGACCTGAACGGCGTCTGGTCGTTCTTGACGACCAAGAACAGCGTGACTACGAGGGCCTCACGGACGCACGAAGGCGCTGCCTGGATGACTTTCATGGACAGTCGCGGCAGCCGCGCCATCGCCGTTCGGAACGCTCCGGCCGCAAGCATGGCTTCGGCCACCGTACCGGAAGGCCAGGAGCCGATCATGCCTTCAGGTTCTGACTCGGCCAACACGGCAGCGGACCGGCGCGCCCTCATACAGAACGAACTTCGGATGACAACGACGCCCAACGATTTCTGGTACGACACCGGCGATGCGGTCGTTCTCGTAATGCCCAAACAGTCTTCGGGCACGCTTACCAGGGATCAGCAAATCCAGGCGCTCCGGGATGCGCTTACCGAAGCCGACGGACGCTGA
- a CDS encoding Ig-like domain-containing protein, translating into MVTSAIKYPMALTLCLVILGCPPVISTTVTVHPNPTTIEVGQTVQLTAASTSAADTGFDWESSDPAVAVVSASGLVTGLADGAAWITATGQGSGAQATAVVTVLPPITVTVTPDPASIEVGQVVQLTATSTDASDYGFGWSSSNPAIAAVNATGLVTGVAEGSVEITATGQGSGVSGTASVTVTQSLTVVTIFPSPVAVEVGKTVQVGATSNSATDTDVYWWAQNLGVVEVSATGLVTGISVGSVEISATAEPSGATATVVANVSPASSVEEGSPAWQRVFGGTGTDEAYGVAVTPDGGCVVAGFTYVSGFSFSDMYLIKLDSAGNQQWSRTYGGDFSDEAHAIAVTPDGGYVLAGYTESFGAGGLDIYLVKLNSLGDVQWTRTYGSPYDDEEANSVVVTPDGGYVLAGYKGRNALGRRDMYVVKVDGMGNEQWSHTHGGDLYDEAWGVTLAPDGGYAIIGEGYLSTLKRIDIYLLKLSATGTVEWTRTYGGSGLDEGRSIMVAPDGGYLFAGTWANQGWYSSESMGYLAKVDAVGNGEWSRTYPNAGLRAIVEMPGVRYGLAGTAMTLDMVDAEGEELWWASYRGEDFRVANGIAATSDGACILAGSTHSAEAGWDVFIVKVYPPETEGDSEDWDGMSQGGTSDIFEWWRTYGGAAQEEGRSVVGTPDGACVVAGYTTDPHGAGSHDVYVVKLDEFGSKLWSRTYGGAGYDDAQDLATTPDGGYLIAGYTESFCTGFGDMSLLKIDAMGNQVWWRTFGGTGQEIAYGISATPDGGCVLAGTIRPEGPIYGEQAAYIVKVDAAGDEQWSRTYGGGSKEFLDVVATPDGGCLAVGSTTLFDTSYTDVYVVRLNAMGQLEWSQTYGYGHYDTAWSVTLASDSGYVLAGRTKSLPPYGSSWDAYVLKIDAAGTQQWARRFNGLQNDWVYAVATTSDGGYVLAGEAEDTDTLTVNAYFLKLDSVGNEVWSRTSVSPLKDGVYGVAVSPDGGYIFGGYATSSAEDSDIYVLKVNDETETTSR; encoded by the coding sequence ATGGTCACATCCGCAATCAAATACCCAATGGCGCTGACCTTGTGTCTGGTCATACTCGGGTGCCCGCCAGTGATTTCGACAACGGTAACCGTCCATCCCAATCCCACGACGATTGAGGTCGGACAGACCGTGCAGCTTACGGCGGCAAGCACCAGCGCGGCCGATACCGGTTTCGACTGGGAGTCATCGGACCCGGCCGTCGCGGTAGTGAGTGCCAGTGGTCTGGTAACGGGACTAGCCGACGGCGCGGCCTGGATCACCGCGACAGGACAGGGTTCCGGGGCGCAGGCGACCGCCGTCGTGACGGTGTTGCCGCCAATAACAGTGACTGTGACTCCCGATCCTGCTTCGATTGAGGTGGGACAAGTGGTGCAACTCACGGCCACCAGTACCGATGCTTCCGACTACGGCTTCGGTTGGTCTTCGTCAAATCCGGCGATTGCGGCGGTAAACGCGACCGGACTGGTCACCGGCGTGGCCGAAGGCAGCGTTGAGATCACGGCCACCGGCCAAGGCAGCGGGGTTAGTGGCACGGCTAGCGTGACTGTCACGCAAAGCTTGACCGTAGTGACGATATTCCCGAGTCCGGTCGCGGTCGAAGTTGGGAAGACCGTTCAAGTGGGCGCGACGAGTAACAGTGCCACAGACACGGATGTCTATTGGTGGGCGCAGAACCTAGGCGTGGTGGAGGTGAGCGCCACCGGACTGGTTACGGGAATATCGGTGGGAAGCGTCGAGATATCGGCAACTGCCGAACCCAGCGGCGCTACAGCGACGGTCGTCGCAAACGTTTCCCCGGCGTCGAGCGTGGAGGAAGGCAGTCCGGCGTGGCAGAGAGTTTTCGGAGGCACTGGCACCGATGAAGCCTATGGCGTGGCGGTGACGCCAGATGGTGGTTGCGTGGTCGCCGGTTTCACGTATGTGAGTGGCTTCAGCTTTAGTGACATGTATTTGATAAAGCTTGATAGCGCGGGTAACCAGCAGTGGTCGAGGACTTACGGTGGTGACTTCAGCGATGAGGCCCATGCGATAGCGGTGACTCCAGACGGAGGATATGTGCTGGCCGGATACACGGAATCATTTGGAGCCGGTGGCCTGGATATATATCTGGTCAAGTTGAATAGTCTCGGCGACGTGCAGTGGACCCGCACCTACGGCAGTCCTTACGATGACGAAGAGGCCAACAGTGTGGTTGTAACCCCCGATGGAGGGTATGTTTTGGCCGGGTACAAAGGCAGAAATGCCTTGGGTCGCAGAGACATGTACGTCGTCAAGGTGGATGGGATGGGCAACGAACAGTGGTCGCACACGCACGGCGGAGACCTTTATGACGAGGCCTGGGGCGTGACTCTCGCACCGGACGGAGGCTATGCGATCATTGGGGAAGGCTATCTATCCACTTTGAAGCGAATCGACATCTATTTGCTCAAGCTAAGTGCAACGGGCACTGTGGAATGGACACGTACCTACGGCGGCAGTGGTTTGGACGAGGGCCGCAGCATCATGGTTGCACCGGACGGAGGGTACCTGTTTGCCGGCACCTGGGCGAATCAGGGTTGGTATTCGTCGGAAAGCATGGGCTATTTGGCCAAAGTTGACGCCGTGGGCAATGGTGAGTGGTCGCGAACGTATCCAAACGCCGGTCTTCGTGCCATAGTCGAAATGCCCGGCGTCCGATATGGCTTGGCTGGCACCGCCATGACTCTGGATATGGTGGACGCCGAAGGAGAGGAACTGTGGTGGGCGAGTTATCGCGGCGAAGACTTTCGGGTGGCAAACGGCATCGCCGCCACATCCGATGGTGCCTGTATCCTAGCTGGCTCGACACACTCTGCGGAAGCGGGTTGGGATGTCTTTATCGTAAAGGTTTACCCGCCAGAGACTGAAGGGGACAGTGAAGATTGGGACGGTATGAGCCAAGGTGGAACCAGCGACATCTTTGAATGGTGGCGCACCTATGGCGGGGCCGCGCAGGAGGAGGGACGTAGCGTTGTAGGCACACCCGATGGTGCTTGCGTGGTCGCTGGGTATACAACCGATCCGCACGGTGCTGGTTCCCACGATGTCTACGTCGTAAAGCTGGACGAATTCGGCAGCAAGCTGTGGTCACGCACGTATGGTGGAGCGGGCTACGACGATGCTCAGGACTTGGCTACAACCCCTGACGGAGGTTATCTGATTGCAGGATACACAGAGTCGTTCTGCACGGGTTTCGGGGATATGTCACTTTTGAAAATCGACGCGATGGGGAATCAGGTGTGGTGGCGAACTTTTGGAGGGACCGGGCAGGAGATCGCCTATGGTATCTCCGCAACACCGGATGGCGGCTGCGTCCTGGCAGGGACTATCAGGCCTGAGGGTCCGATCTATGGTGAACAAGCTGCATACATCGTTAAGGTCGACGCGGCGGGAGATGAGCAGTGGTCGAGGACTTACGGTGGTGGTTCGAAGGAATTCCTGGACGTGGTCGCAACACCAGATGGGGGCTGTCTGGCAGTGGGCTCTACGACGCTGTTCGATACTTCCTATACCGATGTGTATGTCGTCCGGCTGAACGCCATGGGCCAACTCGAATGGTCGCAGACTTACGGATATGGCCATTACGACACTGCGTGGAGCGTGACTCTGGCGTCTGATTCGGGTTACGTGCTGGCCGGGCGAACAAAGTCATTGCCTCCTTACGGGTCTTCGTGGGACGCCTACGTGCTCAAGATAGACGCGGCGGGCACCCAACAATGGGCGCGGCGATTCAATGGTCTACAGAACGACTGGGTTTACGCTGTGGCCACAACGTCTGACGGCGGTTACGTGCTGGCCGGCGAGGCGGAGGATACAGACACCCTCACTGTGAACGCGTATTTCCTCAAGTTGGACTCAGTCGGAAATGAAGTGTGGTCCCGTACTTCCGTATCTCCGTTGAAGGATGGGGTGTACGGTGTTGCGGTTTCGCCCGATGGAGGATATATCTTCGGGGGGTATGCCACTTCGTCTGCGGAGGATTCAGACATATATGTGCTAAAGGTCAACGACGAAACGGAAACTACCTCCCGCTGA